One part of the Muntiacus reevesi chromosome 20, mMunRee1.1, whole genome shotgun sequence genome encodes these proteins:
- the LOC136151264 gene encoding chorionic somatomammotropin hormone 2-like, with amino-acid sequence MAPAPNFRGHQWTYNPVRARSCLLLLLVLSDLLLCQGNACPSCGPDVFGVPLKFLRKTYSRISRLSHDMHNLSTRIFYEFEEKYPQIKLEYINATSDCHTNFLHAPGKRAKAQQMNNEDLTKWILMLQYLWNTPLVDPGSEKQIEKDLTETISTNALENAKKSLILQKILETRFSQMIHPVREKVSEFRMYWSGYRDLVSSDEDARHSALYNLLKCLRRDSRKVDMYSKILACRISDEC; translated from the exons caaggtcctgcctgctcctgctgctggtCCTGTCAGATCTGCTCCTGTGCCAAGGCAATGCATGCCCGTCCTGCGGTCCTGATGTGTTTGGCGTCCCCCTGAAGTTTCTTAGAAAAACGTATAGCCGTATCTCCAGGCTGTCCCACGACATGCATAACCTTTCCACAAGAATATTCTACGAGTTT GAAGAAAAGTATCCCCAGATTAAATTAGAGTATATCAATGCCACCAGTGACTGCCACACCAATTTCCTCCATGCTCCTGGAAAAAGAGCAAAAGCCCAACAGATGAAC AATGAAGACCTTACTAAGTGGATACTCATGTTACAGTACCTCTGGAATACTCCTCTGGTTGATCCAGGCAGTGAAAAGCAGATTGAGAAAGACCTCACAGAAACTATCTCTACAAATGCCTTAGAGAATGCTAAAAAATCATTAATACTTCAAAAAATCTTAGAGACGCGATTCAGCCAG ATGATTCATCCAGTCAGGGAGAAGGTGTCCGAATTTCGCATGTACTGGTCAGGATACCGAGACCTTGTGTCCAGCGATGAAGATGCACGTCATTCTGCACTTTATAACCTGCTCAAGTGCCTGCGCAGGGATTCACGTAAAGTTGACATGTACAGCAAGATCCTGGCATGCCGAATCAGTGATGAGTGCTAA